Proteins encoded together in one Coffea arabica cultivar ET-39 chromosome 2c, Coffea Arabica ET-39 HiFi, whole genome shotgun sequence window:
- the LOC113726764 gene encoding uncharacterized protein isoform X2, with amino-acid sequence MSKLFGGKDPFDDPFFSEPFGGFFGGKNPFADPFFASPFGYPPASRKQISIEEINPDDDDDGANISNAGKELSVGNPNYHANGSGSSFSYRRVAYGDQDGMYYTCSEGRMNGGDGVFLAEMKEEDKIVGESLHTISKGIHDKGHSVTKKNSSDGRADSLQTLHNLHEDELKGFEENWKNNADKHLPGWSSGFNKLENSDDGDSFHALRQSNFGRFIDPEMFSVIGTVHCMNRLKFPV; translated from the exons ATGTCAAAACTATTCGGAGGAAAAGATCCATTTGATGACCCCTTTTTCTCTGAGCCATTTGGTGGCTTCTTTGGTGGGAAGAATCCATTTGCTGACCCGTTTTTCGCTAGCCCCTTTGGTTATCCTCCTGCTTCGCGGAAGCAAATTAGTATTGAGGAAATAAAtcctgatgatgatgatgatggtgcAAACATTTCAAATGCTGGCAAAGAACTGAGCGTTGGGAATCCAAATTATCATGCGAATG GTAGTGGAAGTTCTTTTAGTTATCGAAGGGTTGCATATGGTGATCAGGATGGAATGTACTATACTTGCTCTGAAGGCAGGATGAATGGTGGCGATGGG GTGTTTCTTGCGGAAATGAAGGAAGAGGATAAGATAGTTGGTGAATCACTGCACACAATTTCAAAGGGAATCCATGATAAG GGTCATTCGGTCACAAAAAAGAACAGTTCAGATGGTAGAGCGGATTCATTGCAGACTTTACATAACTTGCATGAAG ACGAGCTTAAAGGTTttgaagaaaattggaaaaataatGCTGACAAGCATTTACCAGGATGGAGCAGTGGGTTCAATAAGCTTGAGAATTCAG ATGACGGGGACTCATTCCATGCTTTGAGACAATCAAATTTTGGGAGGTTCATTGATCCAGAGATGTTCAGTGTGATTGGTACTGTTCATTGCATGAATAGGCTGAAATTTCCTGTTTAA
- the LOC113726765 gene encoding pentatricopeptide repeat-containing protein At2g22410, mitochondrial-like — translation MTHGNRKLLITGLKNLLDKCEGHENLIKQIHAHWTTLGFCAQTPKHQHFACKLLNVYTKLNKPLEAHRVFALIPDPDIVSWTSLFNLYLKTQQPTEALSLFSHLLVSTSLRPDAHSVLAALSACARTQNLDAGKAMHAMVYRQLSEPETIVSNALIDMYSRGGRTHLARRVFESVQCRDVATWTSLLNGFIFCGDIEAGRQVFDDMPQRNVVSWTAMIVGYVRVKNSIEALQLFRRMRDGGRENATTITIVAVLSGCADVGALDFGRSIHGYVNKIAGFSMDVAVNNGLIDMYAKNGNLDSAENIFIRMVDRDLFSWTSIISGLAIHGRGKDALDFFDEMVASGMHPNEITFLSVLSACNHAGLVGEGLNFFERLKNSPRFEPMMEHYGCMVDLLGRAGLLEEAVGLIQDMPFKPDAIMWRSFLSSCLGHNNSALAEMAAKEVLELEPDDDGVCVLLWNLYRSKKMWQAASRMERMMKDQKIKKKPGCSWVEVNGVVHEFLAETSLPSVAGDVYIALQGIARQSKMNSDIFMHKKDCTVTECI, via the coding sequence ATGACTCATGGCAACAGAAAACTTCTGATAACAGGCCTTAAAAATCTACTAGACAAATGCGAAGGCCACGAGAATTTGATCAAGCAAATCCACGCTCACTGGACCACCCTTGGCTTCTGCGCTCAAACTCCGAAACATCAACACTTCGCCTGCAAGTTACTAAACGTTTATACAAAACTAAACAAACCCCTCGAAGCCCACAGGGTGTTTGCTCTAATTCCTGACCCAGACATTGTCTCCTGGACTTCTCTATTCAATCTGTACCTGAAAACTCAACAACCCACCGAGGCGTTATCTCTTTTCTCTCACTTGTTGGTCTCTACTTCCCTCAGACCTGATGCGCACTCCGTCTTGGCTGCGCTGTCTGCTTGCGCGCGGACGCAAAATTTGGATGCTGGTAAAGCAATGCATGCCATGGTGTATAGACAATTGTCTGAACCGGAAACAATTGTGAGTAATGCTCTGATTGATATGTATAGTCGGGGTGGAAGAACCCATTTGGCTAGACGTGTGTTTGAGAGTGTGCAATGCAGAGACGTGGCTACTTGGACTAGCTTGCTTAATGGGTTTATTTTTTGTGGTGATATTGAAGCTGGACGTCAGGTTTTTGATGATATGCCGCAGAGGAATGTGGTTTCTTGGACGGCGATGATAGTTGGCTATGTACGTGTGAAAAATTCCATTGAGGCGTTGCAGTTGTTTAGGAGAATGAGGGATGGAGGTAGAGAGAATGCTACTACTATTACTATTGTTGCCGTGCTCTCAGGTTGTGCTGATGTTGGAGCTCTGGATTTTGGGAGGTCTATTCATGGGTATGTTAACAAGATAGCTGGTTTTAGCATGGATGTTGCTGTAAATAATGGATTAATTGATATGTACGCAAAAAATGGAAACCTTGATTCAGCTGAGAATATATTCATTAGGATGGTAGATAGGGATTTGTTTTCGTGGACAAGTATAATTTCAGGGTTGGCAATTCATGGTAGAGGTAAGGATGCACTTGATTTTTTCGATGAGATGGTGGCATCTGGGATGCACCCCAATGAGATTACGTTTCTTTCTGTACTTTCAGCTTGTAACCATGCAGGATTGGTTGGTGAGGGACTGAACTTCTTTGAAAGATTGAAAAATTCTCCTAGATTTGAACCCATGATGGAACATTATGGGTGTATGGTAGATCTTCTTGGTCGAGCAGGATTGCTTGAAGAAGCTGTTGGATTGATTCAGGACATGCCCTTCAAGCCAGATGCTATTATGTGGAGATCATTTCTCAGTTCTTGTTTAGGACATAATAATTCGGCTTTGGCTGAAATGGCAGCGAAAGAGGTACTTGAACTGGAGCCTGATGATGATGGTGTATGCGTGCTCCTTTGGAACTTGTATCGCTCTAAAAAAATGTGGCAAGCTGCTTCAAGGATGGAGAGGATGATGAAGGAtcagaaaataaagaaaaaaccTGGGTGTAGTTGGGTTGAAGTAAATGGTGTTGTTCATGAATTTCTTGCTGAAACTTCATTACCTTCTGTAGCTGGTGATGTATACATTGCTCTACAAGGCATTGCTAGACAATCAAAAATGAATAGTGACATTTTCATGCACAAGAAGGATTGTACAGTGACAGAATGCATCTAG
- the LOC140035866 gene encoding uncharacterized protein, producing MKLIWCPEISAKAYIDTVKFCGLSMESSAPELISAMAGGWNAKLIVEAWTTGGAAPKNSIGLAIAARHSGGRHVCIVADEKSRQEYTCAMQNRPAGIALPEVMVGEAEELMGRLTGIDFLVVDGHCKDFTRVFSFAKFSHLGAVLVCKNASRKTFSWFRWNKVLDSAVSVVNSRNLPIGNGIDVAYVAGEKRCSGKVTKGWITHMDQQSGEEHVFRR from the exons ATGAAGCTGATTTGGTGTCCTGAAATATCAGCAAAAGCTTATATTGACACTGTGAAATTC TGTGGCCTTTCCATGGAATCCAGCGCTCCAGAGTTGATATCTGCAATGGCCGGTGGATGGAACGCGAAGCTAATCGTCGAAGCGTGGACTACTGGTGGCGCTGCACCAAAAAATAGCATCGGTCTTGCAATCGCCGCTCGTCACTCCGGTGGAAGGCACGTATGCATTGTAGCTGATGAAAAGTCAAGACAAGAATATACTTGCGCCATGCAAAACAGGCCTGCAGGCATAGCATTACCGGAAGTCATGGTTGGAGAGGCCGAGGAGTTGATGGGAAGGCTAACTGGTATTGATTTTCTGGTTGTTGATGGCCATTGCAAGGATTTTACCAGGGTCTTCAGTTTTGCCAAGTTTAGCCATCTTGGTGCAGTTTTAGTATGTAAAAATGCTAGTAGAAAGACCTTTTCCTGGTTCAGATGGAATAAGGTTCTTGATAGTGCGGTCAGCGTCGTGAATTCAAGAAATCTGCCAATTGGGAATGGAATTGATGTCGCATATGTTGCAGGTGAAAAACGATGCTCAGGGAAAGTCACCAAAGGTTGGATCACGCACATGGATCAGCAGTCCGGAGAGGAGCATGTTTTCCGCAGATAA
- the LOC113724048 gene encoding uncharacterized protein, with amino-acid sequence MASWSAEHATKAYLQTLKMGKRGKEPNVSEYIAALAAGNNSQLMVMVCAGSAGSTALALGAAARETGGCAVCILPGLEELHASRKALGCYAEFIGLVVGDARSLLLNEYQDADFVLVDCKMDGHESILLAAQECLHQKKACLVGYNAIHCEPWIDSLKAHLLPIGGGLLVTRLPSSSSSPAEKFRGAGKKGNWVVKVDKITGEEHVYRTTFHHYHDRIAA; translated from the exons ATGGCTTCTTGGTCTGCTGAACATGCAACAAAAGCTTATCTCCAAACCCTTAAGATG GGCAAAAGGGGGAAGGAGCCTAATGTTTCAGAGTACATTGCAGCCCTTGCTGCAGGCAACAATTCACAACTCATGGTTATGGTTTGTGCAGGCAGTGCCGGATCCACAGCACTAGCTTTAGGTGCTGCAGCACGCGAAACCGGCGGCTGCGCAGTCTGTATTTTACCAGGGCTCGAGGAGTTGCACGCTTCAAGAAAAGCTCTAGGATGTTATGCTGAATTTATTGGGCTTGTTGTAGGGGATGCACGGTCTTTATTGCTAAATGAATATCAAGATGCCGATTTTGTGCTCGTTGATTGCAAAATGGATGGGCACGAATCAATTTTACTAGCAGCACAAGAGTGTTTGCATCAGAAGAAAGCATGTCTTGTAGGTTACAACGCCATTCATTGTGAACCATGGATAGATAGTTTGAAAGCTCATCTGCTACCTATTGGAGGTGGTTTATTGGTGACTAGATTaccatcatcttcatcatcaccgGCTGAAAAGTTTCGTGGGGCTGGAAAGAAAGGCAATTGGGTGGTGAAAGTTGACAAAATCACTGGTGAGGAACACGTTTACAGAACCACCTTCCACCACTATCATGACCGAATTGCGGCTTAG
- the LOC113726764 gene encoding uncharacterized protein isoform X1, giving the protein MSKLFGGKDPFDDPFFSEPFGGFFGGKNPFADPFFASPFGYPPASRKQISIEEINPDDDDDGANISNAGKELSVGNPNYHANGSGSSFSYRRVAYGDQDGMYYTCSEGRMNGGDGVFLAEMKEEDKIVGESLHTISKGIHDKGHSVTKKNSSDGRADSLQTLHNLHEDELKGFEENWKNNADKHLPGWSSGFNKLENSGANLIGWDGFPTWSGWGGWAPPSIEYFGDAGAAEPDGEGRRKKVVRVNVE; this is encoded by the exons ATGTCAAAACTATTCGGAGGAAAAGATCCATTTGATGACCCCTTTTTCTCTGAGCCATTTGGTGGCTTCTTTGGTGGGAAGAATCCATTTGCTGACCCGTTTTTCGCTAGCCCCTTTGGTTATCCTCCTGCTTCGCGGAAGCAAATTAGTATTGAGGAAATAAAtcctgatgatgatgatgatggtgcAAACATTTCAAATGCTGGCAAAGAACTGAGCGTTGGGAATCCAAATTATCATGCGAATG GTAGTGGAAGTTCTTTTAGTTATCGAAGGGTTGCATATGGTGATCAGGATGGAATGTACTATACTTGCTCTGAAGGCAGGATGAATGGTGGCGATGGG GTGTTTCTTGCGGAAATGAAGGAAGAGGATAAGATAGTTGGTGAATCACTGCACACAATTTCAAAGGGAATCCATGATAAG GGTCATTCGGTCACAAAAAAGAACAGTTCAGATGGTAGAGCGGATTCATTGCAGACTTTACATAACTTGCATGAAG ACGAGCTTAAAGGTTttgaagaaaattggaaaaataatGCTGACAAGCATTTACCAGGATGGAGCAGTGGGTTCAATAAGCTTGAGAATTCAG GAGCTAACTTGATTGGATGGGATGGATTTCCAACATGGAGCGGCTGGGGTGGTTGGGCTCCTCCATCTATAGAGTACTTTGGAGACGCTGGAGCAGCAGAACCAGAtggagaagggaggaggaaaAAGGTTGTGCGAGTGAATGTGGAGTAG